A section of the Spirosoma pollinicola genome encodes:
- a CDS encoding amidohydrolase, which yields MRTHYLAVALLLPMLAFAQPKPKKSAPTAVDKDKQMILADLDKRSPEYAGISKQIWDFAELGYQEEKSSALLEEQLKKEGFDVQTGVAGIPTAFVATYGSGKPVIGILGEYDALPGLATEAKPEFTPIAGQKGGHGCGHNLFGTASMAAAVEVKDWLKRSGHSGTIKIYGCPAEEGGSAKVYMVREGLFKDVDVVLHWHPGAQNAADAGTSLANKNAKFRFKGIAAHAAASPERGRSALDGVEAMDYMVNMMREHIPSDTRIHYVITKGGEAPNVVPANAEVYYYVRNKDRAVVQSVWKRIENAAEGAAKGTGTQVTWEVLGGVYDLLPNVTLAEVMHQNLKTVGGVTYTPEETAFAEKISETFGDQKVPVTNAALVKDFRDASESATSGGSTDVGDVSWAVPTVGLSTATWVPGSSAHSWQSTAASGMSIGQKGMIVAAKTLAMTALDLFKTPVLIEKARAEWLTKRGGADFKYEALLGDRKPALDYRK from the coding sequence ATGAGAACTCATTACCTCGCCGTAGCCCTGTTGCTACCCATGCTGGCATTTGCACAGCCAAAGCCAAAAAAATCCGCTCCCACTGCCGTCGACAAAGACAAGCAGATGATCCTTGCCGATCTGGACAAGCGGTCGCCCGAGTATGCCGGTATCTCCAAACAAATCTGGGACTTTGCTGAACTTGGCTATCAGGAAGAGAAAAGTTCGGCCCTACTGGAAGAACAATTGAAGAAAGAAGGCTTCGATGTTCAGACAGGGGTAGCTGGTATTCCTACGGCTTTCGTAGCTACCTATGGATCGGGCAAACCCGTTATCGGCATTCTGGGTGAATATGATGCGCTGCCCGGTCTGGCCACCGAAGCCAAACCTGAATTTACGCCCATTGCGGGTCAGAAAGGCGGTCATGGTTGTGGGCATAACCTCTTTGGAACCGCGTCGATGGCGGCTGCGGTCGAAGTTAAGGACTGGCTCAAACGATCAGGGCATTCCGGAACGATCAAAATTTACGGTTGCCCGGCCGAAGAAGGCGGATCGGCGAAGGTCTATATGGTGCGCGAAGGCCTTTTTAAGGATGTCGACGTGGTATTACACTGGCACCCCGGCGCTCAAAATGCCGCCGATGCGGGTACATCGCTGGCAAATAAGAATGCGAAATTCCGGTTCAAAGGCATTGCCGCCCATGCGGCTGCCTCGCCGGAGCGCGGCCGGTCGGCGCTGGATGGGGTCGAAGCGATGGATTACATGGTCAACATGATGCGCGAGCACATTCCATCCGATACGCGTATTCACTACGTGATCACAAAAGGTGGCGAAGCACCCAACGTGGTTCCGGCCAATGCTGAAGTCTACTACTACGTCCGCAATAAAGATCGGGCAGTGGTGCAAAGCGTTTGGAAACGGATCGAAAATGCCGCCGAAGGTGCAGCAAAAGGAACGGGAACGCAGGTAACCTGGGAAGTACTGGGTGGCGTGTATGATTTGCTGCCCAATGTAACCCTGGCCGAAGTGATGCACCAGAACCTGAAAACTGTTGGCGGGGTGACGTATACACCCGAAGAAACCGCTTTTGCTGAAAAAATCAGCGAGACGTTTGGTGATCAGAAAGTGCCCGTAACAAACGCAGCGCTGGTGAAAGATTTCCGCGATGCCTCCGAAAGTGCTACCAGTGGCGGCTCGACCGATGTTGGCGATGTAAGCTGGGCGGTACCAACCGTTGGCCTGTCGACGGCTACCTGGGTACCGGGTTCGTCGGCCCACAGCTGGCAATCGACGGCTGCCAGTGGCATGAGCATTGGTCAAAAAGGCATGATTGTGGCCGCAAAAACGCTCGCCATGACGGCATTGGATTTGTTCAAAACGCCCGTCCTCATCGAGAAAGCCCGCGCCGAATGGCTGACAAAGCGCGGAGGTGCTGACTTCAAATACGAAGCGTTACTTGGCGACAGAAAACCAGCGTTGGATTATAGAAAATAG
- a CDS encoding CheR family methyltransferase — translation MTSKCPPIVSHVPVVAIGASAGGREAFVDLLSNLSPTTGLAYAYIEHAHPSSEPKLVVTLSQATPMPVLEANHLMAVEPDHVYIIPPDIPMEIVDGVLTRMPRRRQTKANAKILTNEYLPVDQFFTSLAERQKEGSVGVILSGLANDGTQGLKAIKVAGGITFAQDGSAKYLTMPQAAIVEGVVDRVLSPADIAAELERLSQQPALFQQTELVEMKANDLQTIIQWLKKTIGVDFSHYNMATIRRRIIRRMVLYKLDTMHAYANYLQQNDTEAILLYNDLLINITSFFRDPETMLFLKKTIFPQLIRQKESDHRLRIWVPGCSTGQEAYSLAMLLLEVLDELGMKMAIQIFATDLSEIAINRARQGTYTPSEVATVSPDRLQRFFTKIDGVFRIAKTVRDMCIFTPHNIFKDPPFSRVDLISCRNLLIHLNTVLQRNALIMFHYALNANGYLLLGKSETVSASVSLFTPADKLHKVFNRKDELAIEVISQAVVDRSDGQSAARLLDIKSEGSSNYPLNKARKPVTDLDKVVDQVLLNHYVPASVVVDQELDILQFRGETSLFLEHASGKASLNLLTMARPALSFEIRNSVQKARKSGQSVHRSGLEIEVSGRKHLVAIDVVPLTDGAAGRLFLILFQELDKTTIPESGLEKGQPSRTHQLENELAIMREEMHAFIEEHEIANEELQLGNEEIVSSNEELQSINEELETCKEEIESTNEKLQTINYELQVRNDQLTEAYMYAEAIFSTIREATLVLDKNLRVKSANQTFYQLFRLSESATVGKMIYEIGNHQWDIPQLRELLEEVTQKNAFMQGFEVKHHFADAGEKVMLIHARRVIHQQRQEAILLVIEDITEHRKVQQLLEERQIRFHDIIDNVPALIWVAGADGRYNFFNKVWLDYTGRSAEGKDIQDWTQGIHPEDRAGYIAAYITSFNGRFPYQAEYRLKRSDGEYRWMMENARPTFSPEGTFTGYIGTCAEVHVQKSLNQKLDNRVQERTAELTLANEKLAQTNNDLRNSADNLQAVLDTSPASVGLFKALKTAQGEVIDFSVVVCNQKFAQLVQEPIRQVAGKRATDLAATLWQEKTLPQLRQVYETGKSAYREQQEVAGRQDQWIGMYITRQDDGIMLTGVDITPLKQAEYQQSHWLQELERSQQAMQDLEQMRRYVRERGEFLRTTSHDLRGSFGVIQGAAALLNLMDTEEEREQMLSMLNRNLSQVIGLLTQLMDYSRLEAGQEQVFNQPFDVAELLRELSASLQPMAHERGLWLHINGPDSLPAKDDIVKVRRIAQNLVLNALTYTKAGGVTIGWSTGKGKKGWQFSVQDTGSGLPERSVRQLLDKHRQAETIPDNQQEQENYTDSGSGEGIGLSIVKQLSNLLNATLQVESTDAGTLIEVLF, via the coding sequence ATGACTAGTAAATGCCCACCTATAGTATCTCATGTTCCGGTTGTCGCCATTGGTGCATCGGCAGGTGGACGAGAAGCGTTTGTTGACTTGCTAAGCAACCTTTCGCCAACCACAGGGCTGGCCTATGCCTATATCGAACACGCACATCCATCGTCAGAACCCAAGCTGGTAGTTACGCTGAGTCAGGCGACGCCAATGCCCGTTCTGGAGGCCAATCATCTGATGGCAGTCGAACCTGACCATGTGTATATCATTCCACCCGATATACCTATGGAAATTGTGGACGGGGTATTAACCCGCATGCCCCGCAGGCGGCAGACCAAAGCAAATGCCAAAATCCTGACTAATGAGTACCTGCCTGTCGATCAGTTTTTTACCTCGCTGGCCGAACGGCAAAAAGAGGGTTCTGTCGGTGTTATATTGTCGGGTCTGGCCAACGACGGTACCCAGGGTCTGAAAGCCATTAAAGTAGCCGGTGGAATAACTTTTGCGCAGGATGGGTCGGCCAAATACCTCACTATGCCCCAGGCAGCTATTGTCGAAGGCGTTGTTGACAGGGTGTTGTCGCCCGCCGACATAGCCGCCGAACTGGAACGACTGAGTCAGCAACCTGCCCTCTTCCAACAAACCGAGCTTGTCGAGATGAAAGCCAATGACCTTCAAACCATTATTCAATGGCTGAAAAAAACCATTGGGGTCGACTTTAGTCACTATAATATGGCTACCATTCGTCGGCGAATTATCCGGCGCATGGTCCTTTATAAGCTGGATACGATGCACGCCTATGCAAACTATCTACAGCAGAACGATACAGAAGCCATCTTACTTTACAATGATCTGCTGATCAACATAACCAGTTTTTTTCGCGATCCGGAAACAATGTTGTTTCTGAAAAAGACCATCTTTCCGCAACTTATCCGGCAAAAAGAAAGCGATCATCGCCTGCGTATCTGGGTTCCCGGTTGCTCAACAGGGCAGGAGGCTTACTCGCTGGCTATGCTATTGCTGGAAGTGCTCGATGAACTGGGTATGAAGATGGCCATTCAGATTTTTGCTACCGACCTCAGCGAAATTGCCATTAACCGGGCCAGGCAGGGTACCTATACCCCCAGTGAAGTCGCCACGGTATCGCCGGATCGGTTGCAGCGTTTTTTTACGAAGATTGATGGTGTGTTTCGTATTGCGAAGACCGTTCGGGATATGTGCATCTTTACTCCGCACAATATCTTTAAAGACCCGCCTTTTTCACGGGTCGATCTGATTAGCTGTCGAAATCTGTTAATCCATCTGAACACGGTATTGCAGCGAAATGCACTTATTATGTTTCATTACGCCCTGAATGCCAATGGCTATCTGTTGCTGGGCAAGTCAGAAACGGTATCCGCTTCGGTGTCGCTGTTTACGCCCGCCGACAAGCTTCATAAAGTCTTCAATCGCAAGGATGAGCTAGCAATAGAAGTTATCAGTCAGGCAGTTGTTGATCGCTCAGATGGGCAATCGGCCGCTCGTTTGTTAGATATAAAATCAGAAGGAAGTAGTAACTATCCGCTCAATAAAGCTCGTAAGCCAGTGACTGATTTAGATAAGGTAGTTGATCAGGTACTACTGAACCACTACGTGCCTGCCAGTGTGGTTGTCGATCAGGAACTGGATATTTTACAGTTTCGGGGAGAGACCAGCCTGTTTCTTGAACATGCCTCAGGTAAGGCCAGTTTGAATTTACTAACAATGGCTCGCCCGGCCTTATCGTTCGAGATTCGGAACAGCGTGCAGAAAGCCCGAAAATCAGGGCAGTCTGTGCATAGATCCGGTCTGGAAATCGAAGTAAGCGGCAGGAAACACCTGGTGGCTATTGACGTCGTTCCCCTTACCGATGGAGCCGCCGGACGGCTGTTTTTGATTCTGTTTCAGGAGCTTGATAAGACCACCATACCGGAGTCCGGATTGGAGAAAGGGCAGCCCAGCCGGACACATCAACTGGAGAACGAACTGGCCATAATGCGGGAAGAGATGCACGCATTTATTGAGGAGCATGAGATTGCCAACGAGGAACTACAGTTAGGTAACGAAGAGATTGTCAGCAGCAATGAAGAGTTGCAAAGTATCAACGAAGAACTGGAAACGTGTAAGGAAGAAATTGAGTCGACAAACGAAAAACTTCAGACCATTAATTATGAATTACAGGTCCGTAACGACCAGTTGACGGAAGCGTACATGTACGCCGAAGCCATCTTTTCGACCATCCGCGAAGCTACCCTTGTGCTTGACAAAAACTTGCGCGTAAAGAGTGCCAACCAAACGTTTTACCAGCTATTTCGGCTGAGTGAATCTGCTACCGTTGGGAAGATGATTTATGAAATTGGTAACCACCAGTGGGATATCCCGCAACTGCGCGAACTGCTGGAAGAGGTTACTCAAAAAAATGCCTTTATGCAAGGCTTCGAGGTGAAGCATCATTTTGCTGACGCCGGCGAAAAAGTAATGCTGATACACGCTCGCCGAGTTATTCACCAACAACGGCAGGAGGCTATTTTACTGGTCATCGAAGATATTACCGAGCACCGAAAGGTGCAGCAGTTGCTGGAAGAACGGCAGATCCGGTTTCACGATATTATCGACAATGTGCCTGCGCTGATCTGGGTTGCCGGTGCCGATGGTCGCTACAATTTCTTCAATAAAGTATGGCTGGACTATACAGGTCGTAGTGCTGAGGGAAAAGATATACAGGACTGGACGCAGGGCATTCACCCCGAAGACCGTGCCGGATACATTGCTGCCTACATCACTAGCTTTAACGGTCGTTTTCCGTACCAGGCCGAATATCGTCTGAAACGCAGTGACGGTGAGTACCGATGGATGATGGAAAACGCCCGCCCTACCTTCTCTCCCGAAGGTACGTTTACGGGCTACATCGGTACTTGTGCCGAGGTACACGTACAAAAAAGCCTTAATCAGAAACTGGACAACCGCGTGCAGGAGCGTACTGCAGAACTAACCCTGGCGAATGAAAAGCTGGCGCAAACGAATAACGACCTGAGGAACAGTGCCGACAATCTTCAGGCTGTACTCGATACCTCTCCGGCCTCTGTGGGGCTATTTAAAGCCTTGAAAACAGCGCAGGGCGAGGTGATCGACTTTAGCGTAGTTGTCTGTAATCAGAAATTTGCTCAACTCGTACAGGAGCCTATCCGGCAGGTTGCGGGCAAGCGGGCAACCGACCTGGCCGCGACCCTTTGGCAGGAAAAAACACTCCCACAACTTCGGCAGGTGTATGAGACCGGCAAAAGTGCCTACCGCGAACAGCAGGAGGTCGCTGGCAGGCAGGATCAATGGATTGGTATGTATATTACCCGGCAGGACGATGGTATCATGCTGACAGGGGTTGACATTACACCCCTGAAACAGGCTGAATATCAACAGAGTCACTGGCTTCAGGAATTGGAACGCTCGCAGCAAGCGATGCAGGATCTGGAGCAGATGCGCCGGTATGTTCGGGAGCGGGGCGAGTTTCTACGGACAACGTCGCATGATTTGCGGGGGAGTTTTGGGGTCATTCAGGGAGCTGCTGCCCTCCTGAACCTGATGGATACTGAAGAAGAGCGGGAGCAAATGCTGAGTATGCTCAACCGGAACCTTAGTCAGGTGATCGGCTTGCTGACTCAACTAATGGACTATTCGCGGTTGGAGGCCGGGCAGGAACAGGTCTTTAACCAGCCGTTCGATGTTGCCGAACTGTTACGCGAGTTAAGCGCCAGCCTGCAACCGATGGCTCACGAACGCGGCCTTTGGCTACACATAAACGGCCCCGACTCATTACCCGCTAAAGACGATATCGTGAAGGTGCGCCGGATTGCTCAAAATCTGGTGTTAAATGCACTCACGTATACCAAAGCGGGTGGTGTAACGATTGGCTGGAGCACTGGTAAAGGTAAAAAAGGCTGGCAGTTCAGTGTGCAGGATACCGGGTCGGGGCTGCCTGAGCGGAGCGTTAGGCAGCTCCTTGACAAACATCGACAGGCCGAAACGATACCCGATAATCAGCAGGAACAGGAAAATTATACCGATTCAGGTTCAGGAGAGGGTATCGGCCTGTCTATTGTCAAACAGCTCAGCAATTTGCTGAATGCTACATTGCAGGTAGAAAGTACGGATGCCGGCACGCTGATT
- a CDS encoding chemotaxis protein CheB — translation MARRDIVVIGASAGGVLALKELVAALPATFNAPIFVVQHVAPYATSMLPEILSHAGPLKAVHPADGVPIRAGYIYIAPPDHHLLVESDRVLVKKGPKENRFRPSIDALLRSAAYTFGQRVIGVILTGLLDDGTSGMWSIKRLGGVGIVQQPDDAQYPSMPSSVLEYVDVEHIVPLAELADLLCRLTTEDDASTSQQLSLDEQERLATEVKIAAQKNAFEMGILDMGDLTPLTCPECSGALVRFNEGKLVRYRCHTGHAYTAGALLSEVDKSVEDNLWKSIRAIEEAIILLEESGKALAQGGDESAAEKFFSKARENRNRASMLHKFIFQQDPLLQENSVPTFQS, via the coding sequence ATGGCAAGACGGGATATAGTCGTAATCGGTGCATCGGCAGGGGGTGTACTGGCACTTAAAGAGTTAGTCGCTGCATTACCGGCTACTTTCAACGCACCTATTTTTGTTGTGCAGCATGTGGCCCCCTATGCAACCAGCATGTTGCCCGAAATTCTCTCTCACGCAGGACCGCTCAAGGCCGTACACCCGGCTGATGGCGTCCCAATTCGGGCCGGGTATATTTACATAGCCCCGCCCGATCATCATCTACTGGTTGAAAGCGACCGGGTATTAGTAAAAAAAGGGCCAAAAGAAAACCGGTTTCGCCCTTCCATCGACGCCCTGCTTCGCTCTGCAGCCTATACTTTTGGCCAACGAGTTATTGGGGTAATATTAACGGGTCTGCTCGATGATGGAACATCGGGTATGTGGTCAATAAAACGATTGGGGGGTGTTGGTATCGTTCAGCAACCCGACGATGCACAGTATCCAAGTATGCCTTCCAGCGTACTCGAATACGTTGACGTTGAGCATATTGTGCCTCTGGCCGAATTAGCTGACCTGCTGTGCCGTTTAACAACGGAAGACGATGCGTCTACGTCTCAACAACTCTCCCTCGATGAGCAGGAGAGGTTGGCAACCGAAGTTAAAATTGCAGCTCAAAAAAATGCCTTCGAGATGGGAATCCTAGACATGGGTGATCTTACACCCCTCACCTGCCCAGAGTGCAGTGGCGCACTTGTGCGCTTTAATGAAGGTAAACTGGTTCGCTATCGATGCCATACCGGGCATGCCTATACGGCAGGTGCGCTGCTGTCGGAAGTGGATAAATCGGTTGAAGACAACCTCTGGAAATCAATTCGCGCCATTGAAGAAGCCATCATACTACTCGAAGAATCGGGCAAGGCACTAGCGCAGGGTGGAGACGAATCGGCAGCCGAGAAATTCTTCAGCAAGGCCAGAGAAAACCGCAACCGGGCCAGTATGCTGCATAAGTTCATTTTTCAGCAGGACCCACTGCTTCAGGAAAACAGTGTACCTACCTTTCAATCGTGA
- a CDS encoding sulfatase family protein gives MSFAFNRFLIGLYIVGGLLGKFAWKNHLKSREYFRYQTDTRPNIVLIVADDHGREALGCYGNLNPTGTLPVKPTIRTPHIDQLAADGARFSNAFCTTASCSPSRSVLLTGQHNHANGMYGLEHQEHHFSSFDTVQSLPVLLEKAGYRTARIGKLHVAPEKVYHFQQVLKAGGVNDPASIGRSPVEMARQCYSFLDDKSADASHPFFLYFATDDPHRSNTVAPDGSPVFDGSKPNLFGNRPGGYPQVGDHFYQPRDVRVPAYLPDTKACRAELAQYYESIGRLDAGVGRLIDYLKDTGHYDNTLIIYLSDNGAPFPGAKTTLYEPGMRLPCIIKLPKPQKPGFVQDAMISWVDITPTLLDFANAWPGNTHKQGRSFKSIIEQERVQGWDDVYASHSLHEVTMYYPMRVLRERRYKLIVNLAHQLPYPMALDLYNSFTWQDILRTKQTHFGKRTVTAYLQRPRLELYDLQTDPDEVKNLAANPHYRDVLTRMQTKLNQFQKQTRDPWVDK, from the coding sequence ATGAGTTTCGCATTTAACAGGTTTCTGATCGGGTTGTATATAGTAGGTGGATTACTTGGCAAGTTTGCATGGAAAAATCATCTTAAATCCAGAGAATATTTTCGTTATCAGACAGATACACGTCCTAATATTGTCCTGATTGTGGCGGACGATCATGGGCGTGAAGCTCTTGGTTGTTATGGGAATCTGAATCCTACAGGTACGCTACCAGTAAAGCCAACCATTCGAACTCCTCATATTGACCAGCTCGCGGCCGATGGCGCTCGCTTCTCGAATGCGTTTTGTACAACAGCCAGTTGTAGTCCCAGCCGGTCGGTGTTGTTAACCGGACAGCATAATCATGCCAATGGTATGTATGGGCTGGAGCATCAGGAGCATCACTTTAGCTCGTTCGATACGGTGCAGTCATTGCCTGTTTTGCTGGAAAAAGCGGGATACCGTACCGCTCGCATCGGTAAATTACACGTGGCTCCCGAGAAGGTATACCACTTTCAACAAGTGCTGAAGGCGGGGGGCGTTAATGATCCGGCATCAATTGGTCGTAGCCCGGTAGAGATGGCCCGGCAATGTTACTCGTTCCTGGATGATAAGTCGGCGGACGCTTCCCACCCATTTTTTCTTTATTTCGCAACCGATGACCCGCACCGAAGTAATACGGTTGCGCCCGATGGTTCGCCTGTTTTTGATGGCTCGAAACCTAATCTATTTGGCAATCGTCCCGGTGGGTATCCGCAGGTGGGCGACCATTTCTATCAGCCCCGCGACGTTCGGGTTCCGGCTTATCTGCCCGATACAAAAGCCTGTCGGGCCGAACTAGCCCAGTATTATGAGTCGATCGGCCGTCTTGACGCAGGTGTTGGTCGCCTGATCGACTACCTGAAAGATACCGGTCACTACGACAACACACTCATTATCTATCTGTCCGATAATGGGGCGCCCTTTCCGGGGGCGAAAACAACGCTATATGAACCCGGTATGCGATTGCCGTGCATTATTAAATTGCCCAAACCACAGAAGCCAGGTTTTGTGCAGGATGCCATGATCTCGTGGGTCGATATAACACCCACCTTGCTGGATTTTGCCAACGCGTGGCCCGGTAACACCCATAAACAGGGACGGTCATTCAAGTCGATTATTGAACAGGAGCGTGTTCAGGGTTGGGATGACGTGTATGCCTCGCATTCCCTGCACGAGGTGACCATGTATTACCCGATGCGGGTGTTGCGCGAACGCCGATACAAGCTGATCGTCAATCTGGCGCATCAGCTTCCGTATCCAATGGCACTCGATCTGTACAACTCGTTTACGTGGCAGGACATTCTTCGGACGAAGCAGACGCATTTTGGTAAACGAACGGTGACTGCTTATTTGCAACGTCCCCGTTTAGAGTTATACGACCTCCAAACCGATCCCGACGAAGTGAAAAATCTGGCGGCTAACCCGCATTATCGGGACGTGCTGACTCGAATGCAAACGAAGCTAAATCAGTTTCAAAAACAAACACGCGACCCCTGGGTAGACAAGTAA
- the aspS gene encoding aspartate--tRNA ligase codes for MLRTHTCGELRLTDHNTTATLCGWVQTIRDKGGVLWIDLRDRYGITQLLLEDGQTAPELFTMARSLGREFVMKATGTVIERKSKNPNIPTGEVELKVTALEILNPAKLPPFLIEDETDGGDDLRMKYRYLDLRRNPVRRSLELRHRMAQQTRVYMDGQDFIEVETPVLIKSTPEGARDFVVPSRMNPGEFYALPQSPQTFKQLLMVSGFDRYYQIVKCFRDEDLRADRQPEFTQIDCEMSFVEQEDILNMFEGLIRHLFKAVKGIDMAEVPRMTYAEAMKRYGSDKPDTRFGMEFVELKGTFDTVDMTSGKGFGVFDSAEMVVGINVPGCAHYTRKQLDELTDWIKRPQIGAKGLIYVRYNEDRDGEPGTLKSSVDKFYSEADLKAWAAHFGAKPGDLMLILSGDCAKARKQLNELRLEMGSRLGLRDPNVFSTLWVLDFPLLEYGEEENRWFAMHHPFTSPKPEDIPLLDTDLGAVRANAYDLVINGTEVGGGSIRIFNRDLQARMFSILGFSDEEAKAQFGFLMDAFEFGAPPHGGLAFGFDRLCSLFGGVDSIRDFIAFPKNNSGRDVMIDSPSPISQAQLNELKIATIAK; via the coding sequence ATGCTTCGTACTCATACCTGCGGTGAACTCCGCCTTACCGACCACAACACGACAGCCACCCTTTGCGGTTGGGTTCAAACAATCCGCGATAAAGGCGGTGTTTTATGGATTGACCTCCGCGACCGTTACGGTATCACCCAACTATTGCTCGAAGACGGGCAAACAGCCCCCGAATTATTTACGATGGCCCGCTCACTGGGGCGCGAATTTGTGATGAAGGCAACGGGAACGGTTATCGAACGTAAATCAAAAAATCCGAATATCCCTACGGGTGAGGTTGAATTAAAAGTAACGGCTTTAGAGATTTTGAATCCCGCCAAGCTGCCGCCGTTTCTGATTGAAGATGAAACCGACGGGGGCGATGATCTCCGCATGAAATACCGATACCTGGATCTGCGCCGTAATCCTGTTCGGCGAAGTCTCGAACTGCGCCACCGGATGGCTCAGCAAACGCGGGTGTACATGGATGGGCAGGACTTTATTGAGGTAGAAACGCCGGTGCTGATCAAATCGACACCCGAAGGCGCACGGGATTTTGTGGTACCAAGCCGCATGAATCCGGGCGAGTTTTATGCCCTTCCACAGTCGCCCCAAACGTTTAAGCAACTGCTGATGGTATCGGGTTTCGACCGGTATTACCAGATTGTCAAGTGTTTCCGCGATGAAGATCTCCGCGCCGACCGTCAGCCTGAGTTTACGCAAATCGACTGCGAAATGTCGTTTGTGGAGCAGGAAGATATTCTGAATATGTTTGAAGGGCTGATTCGGCACCTGTTCAAAGCGGTTAAAGGCATCGACATGGCCGAAGTGCCCCGCATGACCTATGCCGAGGCCATGAAACGCTACGGCTCCGACAAGCCCGACACGCGCTTCGGCATGGAATTCGTTGAACTGAAAGGTACCTTCGATACCGTCGATATGACCTCGGGCAAGGGCTTCGGTGTTTTCGATTCGGCAGAGATGGTCGTGGGCATCAACGTGCCGGGTTGTGCACACTACACCCGCAAACAACTCGATGAATTGACGGACTGGATCAAACGCCCCCAAATTGGCGCGAAGGGCCTGATTTATGTTCGCTATAACGAAGATCGCGACGGCGAACCGGGCACCCTAAAATCCTCCGTCGACAAGTTCTATTCGGAAGCCGATTTAAAAGCGTGGGCAGCTCATTTTGGCGCGAAACCCGGCGATTTGATGCTGATCCTTTCGGGTGATTGCGCGAAAGCCCGCAAGCAGTTGAATGAGTTACGTCTGGAAATGGGCAGCCGCTTAGGTCTGCGTGACCCGAATGTATTCAGTACATTATGGGTGCTCGACTTCCCCTTGCTGGAATATGGCGAAGAGGAAAACCGCTGGTTTGCCATGCACCATCCGTTCACATCGCCCAAGCCAGAAGATATTCCGTTGCTGGACACCGACTTAGGGGCCGTTCGGGCCAATGCCTACGACCTGGTGATTAACGGTACGGAAGTGGGCGGTGGCTCGATTCGTATTTTCAACCGCGATTTGCAGGCCCGTATGTTCAGCATTCTGGGCTTTTCTGACGAAGAGGCTAAAGCACAATTTGGCTTCCTGATGGATGCCTTCGAGTTTGGTGCACCTCCTCACGGCGGACTTGCCTTTGGTTTCGACCGGTTGTGTTCGCTTTTCGGTGGTGTCGACTCGATTCGTGATTTCATCGCCTTCCCCAAAAACAACTCCGGCCGCGATGTAATGATCGACTCACCCTCGCCCATTTCGCAGGCGCAGTTGAACGAGTTGAAAATCGCAACCATAGCGAAATAG